From one Methanomassiliicoccales archaeon genomic stretch:
- a CDS encoding pyridoxal phosphate-dependent aminotransferase: MASGIEKSIKILGSFLGVMFARRMENVPESGTVKIANLVSKLKAEGVDIISFSMGEPDFHTPDNIKDACARSLDNDFTYYTPSAGIPELRKAVSQRCRWINNIPCEASNVLITPTKQAIFMTMLAMVDDGDEVVIPDIAWGTFEACAKLAGGKVRYAELSSEKAFRMTPESLAEQITKKTKLVVLNSPSNPCGAVLTKEDVKGVADLANDHDLFVLADEIYDQLVFEGEHLSISSLAGMFDRTITVNGFSKTYAMTGWRAGWAVAPAPIFKELNKLQTQSITCVTSFVQQACIEALNGPQASVQAMKGEFKVRRDLVYSLMDDIPALNCPMPSGAFYMMPSYDFDMSSEEMAAYLLEEAHVAITPGSAFGPAGEGRFRLSYAASRDDIREGMSRIKVALAKL, from the coding sequence TTGGCATCAGGCATTGAGAAAAGCATAAAGATATTGGGCTCGTTCCTCGGCGTGATGTTCGCGAGAAGGATGGAGAACGTCCCCGAATCCGGGACGGTGAAGATCGCCAACCTGGTCAGTAAGCTCAAGGCTGAAGGGGTCGACATCATCTCGTTCTCGATGGGGGAGCCAGATTTCCATACCCCTGACAACATCAAGGACGCCTGCGCGCGATCCTTGGACAACGATTTCACCTACTATACGCCCTCGGCCGGCATTCCCGAACTGCGCAAGGCGGTGTCCCAAAGGTGCCGCTGGATCAATAATATTCCCTGTGAGGCTTCCAATGTCCTTATCACCCCGACCAAGCAGGCCATCTTCATGACCATGCTGGCCATGGTGGACGACGGCGACGAGGTCGTGATACCGGACATTGCCTGGGGCACTTTCGAGGCTTGCGCTAAACTTGCTGGCGGGAAGGTACGCTATGCGGAATTGTCATCGGAGAAGGCTTTCCGCATGACGCCGGAGAGTTTAGCTGAACAGATAACCAAAAAGACGAAGTTGGTGGTGCTGAACTCCCCCTCCAATCCTTGCGGTGCCGTGCTGACAAAAGAGGACGTCAAGGGCGTAGCGGACCTGGCCAATGATCACGACCTTTTCGTCCTGGCCGACGAAATATATGATCAATTGGTGTTCGAGGGGGAGCACCTTTCCATATCCTCGTTGGCAGGCATGTTCGATCGCACCATCACTGTCAACGGTTTCTCGAAGACCTATGCCATGACCGGCTGGCGGGCCGGATGGGCCGTGGCACCTGCGCCCATCTTCAAAGAGCTGAACAAGCTACAGACCCAGTCCATCACCTGTGTGACGTCGTTCGTGCAACAGGCATGCATAGAGGCTTTGAACGGGCCGCAGGCTTCGGTCCAGGCTATGAAGGGGGAGTTCAAGGTCCGAAGGGATCTCGTGTATTCGCTCATGGACGATATTCCGGCGCTCAACTGCCCCATGCCCAGCGGGGCGTTCTACATGATGCCCTCCTACGATTTCGATATGTCCTCTGAGGAAATGGCCGCATATCTTTTAGAAGAGGCGCACGTAGCGATCACTCCCGGTTCCGCCTTCGGTCCAGCTGGAGAGGGCAGGTTCAGGTTGTCCTACGCTGCCAGCCGAGATGATATCAGGGAAGGGATGTCCCGCATCAAGGTCGCCCTGGCCAAACTTTGA
- the serA gene encoding phosphoglycerate dehydrogenase: protein MKLLVTDELSKEGLEMLTRDSGVLVDVRPKIPHEDLLKIIGEYDGLIVRSGTKVTAEVVNAGKKLRVIGRAGVGVDNVDVDAATRHGILVMNTPSANIISAAEHTMAMMLTLARNIPRADASVKAGKWERSKFTGVELLGKTLGIVGIGRVGGEVAKRAKSFQMKLVGYDPFISQEMAVKLGVRILPLEKVMEEADFVTIHAPLTPTTHHLIGKDQLEMLKPSALIINCARGGIIDEDALYEALKSGRIAGAALDVFETEPPKGSKLMTLDNLVVTPHLGASTKEAQEKVSIEMAEHVKMFLVDNKITNAVNVPISRVDPKVAPFMSLAEKMGAFCVQLSDGPIKKIEVECHGEIANLDTRMVTVSALVGVLSLMVGENTNIINASSIARDKGIQVVEAKVDESSHYTNMLVVRISSNGNKAEVRGTVFPSDLCRIIGVDEFDLDMPLEGDFLLTKHDDMPGMIGKIGTLLGQREINIARMGVGRADKGGKALMLISVDQEVGKKVVEELKALPNFKDARSLVLSHMRNREYMNI, encoded by the coding sequence ATGAAGTTATTAGTCACCGATGAACTTTCCAAAGAAGGCCTGGAGATGCTTACCAGAGACTCCGGTGTCCTGGTCGACGTTCGACCGAAGATACCGCACGAGGATCTGCTCAAGATCATAGGGGAGTACGACGGGCTGATCGTCCGCAGCGGCACCAAGGTGACCGCCGAGGTGGTCAATGCCGGTAAGAAGCTCCGCGTGATAGGCAGGGCCGGCGTGGGCGTGGACAACGTGGACGTGGACGCGGCCACCCGCCACGGCATCCTGGTCATGAACACTCCTTCTGCCAACATCATCTCGGCCGCGGAGCATACTATGGCCATGATGTTGACCCTGGCCCGCAACATCCCGCGGGCCGATGCGTCGGTCAAGGCTGGGAAGTGGGAGAGAAGCAAGTTCACCGGTGTCGAACTCCTGGGTAAGACCCTGGGCATCGTAGGTATCGGGCGTGTCGGCGGTGAGGTGGCCAAGCGGGCCAAGTCATTCCAGATGAAACTGGTCGGGTACGACCCGTTCATATCTCAGGAGATGGCGGTCAAGCTGGGCGTACGGATACTGCCGTTGGAGAAGGTCATGGAGGAAGCGGACTTCGTCACCATACACGCGCCGTTGACCCCTACCACCCACCATCTCATCGGCAAGGACCAGCTGGAGATGCTGAAACCTTCGGCGCTCATCATCAACTGCGCCCGCGGCGGCATAATAGACGAGGATGCGCTGTACGAGGCGCTGAAGAGCGGCCGCATCGCCGGAGCGGCACTCGACGTGTTCGAGACCGAACCGCCGAAAGGCTCCAAGCTCATGACCCTTGATAACTTGGTGGTAACTCCGCATCTCGGTGCCTCTACGAAGGAGGCACAGGAGAAGGTTTCCATCGAGATGGCCGAACATGTCAAGATGTTCCTGGTGGACAACAAGATCACCAACGCGGTCAATGTCCCGATAAGCCGGGTGGACCCAAAGGTGGCCCCCTTCATGAGCCTGGCCGAAAAGATGGGAGCATTCTGCGTCCAGCTTTCTGACGGACCGATCAAGAAGATCGAGGTGGAATGCCACGGGGAGATAGCCAACCTGGATACCCGAATGGTGACGGTCTCGGCCCTGGTCGGTGTACTGTCCCTCATGGTGGGCGAGAACACCAATATCATCAATGCCAGCAGCATTGCCCGGGATAAGGGGATACAGGTCGTCGAGGCCAAGGTGGACGAGAGCAGCCATTACACCAACATGCTGGTGGTGCGCATATCATCCAACGGCAACAAGGCAGAGGTGCGCGGTACCGTGTTCCCCTCGGACCTGTGCCGCATCATAGGTGTGGACGAGTTCGACCTGGACATGCCACTGGAGGGCGACTTCCTATTGACCAAGCACGACGATATGCCGGGCATGATCGGTAAGATCGGCACCCTGCTGGGACAGCGGGAGATCAACATCGCCCGCATGGGCGTGGGAAGGGCGGACAAGGGTGGCAAGGCGCTGATGCTCATATCCGTCGATCAGGAAGTGGGCAAGAAGGTGGTGGAGGAGCTCAAAGCCCTGCCGAACTTCAAGGACGCCCGATCCCTGGTCCTCAGCCACATGCGCAATAGGGAATACATGAACATCTGA
- a CDS encoding formate--phosphoribosylaminoimidazolecarboxamide ligase has product MVPKGKILKILDEYDKDKLTVATLCSHSSLQIFNGAKKEGFKTLGLTVKDNFRYYDAFPLAKPDEFIKLDSYNDLIDNVDELLARNVIIVPHGSFVEYMGTDKFENMPVPTFGNRNVLRWESNRDRMREWLETAGIAMPNVIEDPKTIDRPVLVKYHGAKGGRGFFIAKDYNEFKMGLDMEQEYTIQEYILGTRYYLHYFYSPIKQDGFRVRDGSLELMSMDRRDESNIDELYKLGASEELKRLGLFPSFVVTGNVPVVIRESLLPKVFDMGEQVVKRAYELFGGMIGPFCLEGIVTDKLEFKIFEISSRIVAGSNPFISGSPYSDLVEVGMSTGRRISREINDAVKTDTMGKVIS; this is encoded by the coding sequence ATGGTCCCGAAAGGCAAAATTCTCAAGATACTCGACGAGTACGACAAGGACAAGCTCACTGTGGCCACCCTCTGCTCACACTCTTCCCTGCAAATTTTTAACGGGGCCAAGAAAGAAGGTTTCAAAACATTGGGGTTGACGGTCAAAGATAATTTCCGTTACTACGATGCTTTTCCCTTGGCCAAGCCGGACGAGTTCATCAAACTGGATAGTTACAATGATCTGATCGACAACGTCGATGAGCTGTTAGCCCGCAATGTCATCATCGTACCGCACGGCTCCTTCGTGGAGTATATGGGTACCGACAAGTTCGAGAACATGCCCGTGCCCACCTTCGGCAACAGGAACGTTCTGAGGTGGGAATCCAATCGGGATCGTATGAGGGAATGGCTGGAGACGGCAGGCATCGCCATGCCGAACGTCATCGAGGATCCCAAGACCATCGACCGACCGGTACTGGTAAAATACCACGGGGCCAAGGGTGGCCGGGGATTCTTCATAGCCAAGGACTACAACGAGTTCAAGATGGGACTGGATATGGAGCAGGAGTATACTATCCAGGAGTATATCCTAGGCACCAGGTATTACTTGCACTACTTCTACTCGCCTATCAAACAGGACGGGTTCCGAGTTAGGGACGGCTCCCTTGAGCTCATGTCCATGGACCGACGAGATGAGAGCAACATAGATGAACTGTACAAATTGGGGGCGTCCGAAGAACTGAAGAGGCTAGGGCTGTTTCCCTCGTTCGTCGTCACTGGCAATGTGCCAGTGGTCATCAGGGAGAGCTTATTGCCCAAGGTGTTCGACATGGGCGAACAGGTGGTGAAGCGCGCTTACGAGCTTTTCGGAGGCATGATCGGACCATTCTGTCTGGAAGGCATCGTAACTGATAAACTGGAGTTCAAGATATTCGAGATATCCTCCAGGATCGTGGCCGGTTCCAACCCGTTCATCTCCGGTTCTCCCTACTCTGACCTGGTGGAAGTGGGAATGAGCACTGGGCGTCGCATCTCCCGGGAGATCAACGACGCTGTCAAGACCGACACGATGGGCAAAGTGATCTCCTGA
- a CDS encoding alanine--glyoxylate aminotransferase family protein, translating into MNRRLFTVGPVEVFPDTLDSMNRPMMVHRGKDYQDLQHGVVEKIRKVLDVDTEVFLAPASASGFLEGCVRSAVENKMAGLSNGSFGDRWQLIAQENGKQVQKISAEWGKALRKEHVAGKLEKDVEAVTVVSNESSTGVLNPLFEIVEGIREQSEALIMVDGVTSVGAVDLKPRKLDLDALVFGSQKALALPPGLAVVCASDRLMEKAAKVKYRGYYLDLMQYKRLADKDLPLTTPPVSLMYGLDYQLDKILREGVQNRYARHQRMADMVREWASKRLGLYAEEGYRSNTISVVKLNGMDFKEFDKRLRQKGFEISPGYGSVKNETFRVGHMGDLSEKDIQDLLNVMDEVMEEMA; encoded by the coding sequence TTGAACAGGAGACTTTTCACGGTTGGTCCGGTGGAGGTATTTCCGGACACTCTCGATTCTATGAACAGACCCATGATGGTCCATCGAGGCAAGGACTACCAGGACCTTCAGCACGGGGTCGTGGAGAAGATCCGCAAGGTCCTTGACGTGGACACAGAGGTGTTCCTAGCCCCGGCCTCGGCCTCCGGGTTCTTGGAGGGCTGCGTGCGAAGCGCAGTGGAGAACAAGATGGCCGGGCTGTCCAACGGTTCCTTCGGGGACCGCTGGCAATTGATCGCTCAAGAGAACGGTAAACAGGTGCAGAAGATCAGCGCCGAGTGGGGAAAGGCCCTGCGCAAAGAACACGTGGCCGGTAAGTTGGAGAAGGACGTGGAGGCGGTGACCGTAGTATCGAACGAGTCATCCACCGGAGTACTGAATCCGTTATTCGAGATCGTTGAGGGCATCAGGGAGCAGAGCGAGGCTCTGATCATGGTCGACGGAGTGACCTCGGTTGGTGCGGTGGACCTGAAGCCGCGCAAGCTGGACCTGGATGCGTTAGTGTTCGGTAGCCAGAAGGCATTGGCCCTACCACCCGGATTGGCTGTGGTCTGCGCCTCCGATCGCCTTATGGAAAAGGCGGCCAAAGTGAAGTATCGCGGTTACTACCTAGATCTGATGCAGTACAAGAGACTGGCGGACAAGGACCTTCCGCTCACCACCCCACCAGTATCCCTGATGTATGGGTTGGACTACCAATTGGACAAGATATTGAGGGAAGGGGTGCAGAACCGCTACGCCCGCCATCAGCGGATGGCTGACATGGTCAGGGAATGGGCCTCCAAACGTCTGGGCCTCTACGCCGAGGAGGGCTACCGTTCAAACACCATTTCCGTGGTGAAATTGAACGGCATGGACTTCAAAGAGTTCGATAAGCGCCTGAGGCAAAAGGGATTTGAGATATCGCCTGGATATGGTAGCGTAAAGAATGAGACGTTCCGCGTTGGCCACATGGGTGACCTGTCCGAGAAAGACATACAGGACCTGCTGAACGTGATGGATGAGGTAATGGAGGAGATGGCATGA
- the pdxS gene encoding pyridoxal 5'-phosphate synthase lyase subunit PdxS produces MVFKLDLSGLRHGTDLVKRGFAKMQQGGVVMDVTNAEQAKIAEEAGAVAVMALERVPADIRAQGGVARMADPVKIREIMDTVTIPVMAKCRIGHFVEAQILESLGVDMIDESEVLTPADPFMHVVKKGFTVPFVCGARDLGEALRRIDEGAAMVRTKGEPGTGNIIEAVRHQHIIMGKVRELKGMNDSELAVVARQIEAPFYLVKEVASLQRLPVINFAAGGIATPADAALMMQLGSDGVFVGSGIFKSNDPAVRAKAIVEAVTHFDDPKVIAEVSRGLGEAMHGIEISTLSKEQRMQERGW; encoded by the coding sequence ATGGTGTTCAAGTTGGACCTATCCGGACTACGCCACGGAACGGACCTGGTGAAACGAGGGTTCGCCAAGATGCAACAGGGCGGTGTGGTCATGGACGTGACCAACGCCGAGCAGGCCAAGATAGCCGAAGAAGCTGGTGCCGTGGCCGTGATGGCTTTGGAGCGGGTCCCGGCAGATATTCGTGCACAGGGCGGAGTGGCTCGCATGGCCGACCCGGTCAAGATACGGGAGATCATGGACACGGTAACCATACCGGTCATGGCCAAGTGCCGCATCGGGCATTTCGTTGAAGCTCAGATACTGGAATCATTGGGCGTGGACATGATCGACGAATCGGAGGTACTGACCCCGGCAGACCCGTTCATGCACGTGGTCAAGAAAGGTTTCACAGTACCTTTCGTATGCGGAGCCAGGGACCTTGGGGAAGCCCTAAGGCGCATCGACGAGGGAGCGGCAATGGTCCGGACCAAAGGGGAGCCGGGCACCGGTAATATCATCGAGGCGGTCAGGCATCAGCACATCATCATGGGCAAGGTAAGGGAACTGAAGGGCATGAACGACTCGGAGCTAGCGGTCGTCGCCCGACAGATCGAAGCCCCATTCTATCTGGTCAAGGAGGTTGCCAGTCTGCAACGCCTTCCGGTCATCAATTTTGCCGCTGGTGGAATTGCCACGCCGGCCGATGCAGCGCTGATGATGCAGTTGGGAAGCGATGGAGTGTTCGTAGGTTCGGGCATCTTCAAGAGCAACGATCCGGCCGTCAGGGCCAAGGCCATCGTCGAAGCGGTCACCCATTTTGATGACCCTAAGGTGATCGCCGAGGTGTCTAGGGGATTGGGGGAGGCCATGCACGGCATTGAGATCTCCACCCTGTCCAAGGAACAGCGGATGCAGGAACGCGGCTGGTGA
- a CDS encoding MTH1187 family thiamine-binding protein, protein MLAEFSVIPIGSGTSLSMYVAECLHIVNDSGLRYQLTPMGTMIEGDDEKVMAVILRCHRRVLEISDRVATNIKIDERKGRHDEMERRVSSVMEKQAWQ, encoded by the coding sequence ATGTTAGCAGAATTTTCGGTCATACCGATAGGCTCAGGGACGAGCCTTAGCATGTACGTAGCGGAGTGTTTACACATTGTGAACGATAGTGGGTTACGATATCAGTTGACCCCCATGGGCACGATGATCGAAGGGGATGACGAGAAGGTCATGGCCGTGATATTGCGTTGCCACCGACGGGTTTTGGAGATCAGCGACCGGGTGGCGACCAACATTAAAATTGACGAACGAAAGGGACGTCACGACGAGATGGAACGAAGAGTGAGCAGCGTGATGGAGAAACAGGCCTGGCAATAG
- a CDS encoding methytransferase partner Trm112 codes for MKVDLVDILACPACKHHPLKLTVEREANGEVIDGMLACASCGARYPIEEGIPNLLPPE; via the coding sequence ATGAAAGTGGACCTCGTGGATATTTTGGCCTGTCCGGCCTGCAAGCACCACCCATTGAAATTGACGGTGGAGCGGGAGGCTAACGGGGAGGTCATCGATGGTATGTTGGCCTGCGCGTCGTGCGGTGCGCGCTATCCGATCGAGGAAGGCATCCCCAACCTCCTACCGCCAGAATGA
- a CDS encoding ATP-dependent DNA helicase: protein MELFPYAPRPNQAEFVRTVERTMLDQGHLVLESGTGSGKTVCALAGTLQAALASGKKVLYLTRTNSQEKQVILELRKINEKAPIFGVAIQGRGGTCPLVRRDKELSAGTPEELSRICRDKRRRVLEDRPGGCRFFKGLQELDMNQLLDHCRSTLPTAEELIDHCDSLNICPHEVMKELVKEARVVAAPYAYFFMPFIRNSLMDWMDCSMEDVLLIVDEAHNLPDYTREIESFQLSRYMLDMVIKEVEEFGDPELAKGVRVHDVCEACSLVLDEALRDYLIDEDGLIPPSFLEENLMSTFTASSHSLMAMSKLLMEQGEIIRESRFSQGRLPRSLTYSLGAFLSYWFTLDEDCFVKLVMGGDNPCLRAYCIDPVVTTSSLLGCGGSVHMSGTLVPLNEYRDSIGLPLETGLMIFPTPFPKENRRVFYVEDVSTKYEEMQSGPDMVATIEDHVVQVCNGVRRNTVVFFPSYSLMDRFVNDGVSRRISRKVHLEERGMAQLELMDVVTRFKEGRIEGQVLFAVMGGRISEGIDFPEDELELAIVIGIPYPRPTARQRALLHYYELRFRKGWEYTVKGPAIRKLQQAIGRLIRTESDVGAALVLDRRITQFSDRLDLVPTERPLQDIQQFFREREGSKGS, encoded by the coding sequence GTGGAACTTTTCCCTTATGCTCCCCGTCCCAACCAAGCTGAGTTCGTAAGGACTGTGGAGCGGACCATGCTGGACCAAGGGCACCTGGTGCTCGAAAGCGGCACTGGGAGCGGCAAGACGGTCTGTGCCTTGGCCGGAACGCTCCAAGCGGCCCTGGCCAGTGGCAAAAAAGTACTTTATCTGACCAGGACGAACTCTCAAGAGAAACAGGTCATCCTGGAATTGCGTAAGATCAACGAGAAGGCTCCCATTTTCGGTGTGGCCATACAGGGTCGGGGGGGCACCTGCCCTCTCGTCCGTCGCGACAAGGAGCTGAGCGCCGGAACGCCAGAGGAGCTCTCAAGGATATGCCGGGACAAGCGACGAAGGGTGCTGGAAGACCGACCTGGTGGTTGCCGATTCTTCAAAGGGCTTCAGGAACTGGATATGAACCAGTTATTGGACCACTGTAGGAGTACGCTGCCCACGGCCGAGGAGCTGATCGATCACTGCGACTCGCTGAACATCTGCCCGCACGAGGTGATGAAGGAGCTGGTCAAAGAGGCCAGGGTGGTTGCGGCGCCATACGCATATTTCTTCATGCCCTTCATCCGCAACTCCCTCATGGATTGGATGGACTGTTCCATGGAGGATGTGCTGCTCATTGTGGACGAAGCGCACAATCTCCCAGATTACACCCGTGAGATCGAGAGCTTCCAGCTGTCCAGATATATGCTGGACATGGTGATCAAGGAGGTGGAGGAGTTCGGGGACCCCGAATTGGCCAAGGGCGTCAGGGTCCACGACGTGTGCGAGGCATGCTCCCTCGTTTTGGACGAAGCGCTGCGTGATTACCTGATAGACGAGGACGGTCTGATCCCCCCTTCGTTCCTGGAGGAGAATCTCATGTCCACTTTCACAGCATCCTCCCACTCGCTCATGGCCATGTCCAAATTGCTCATGGAGCAGGGAGAGATCATCCGTGAGTCCCGCTTCTCCCAAGGCCGCCTTCCCCGTTCCCTCACTTATTCATTGGGGGCGTTCCTAAGCTATTGGTTCACCCTGGACGAGGATTGCTTCGTGAAACTGGTCATGGGCGGCGATAATCCTTGCCTGAGGGCATATTGCATAGATCCGGTGGTGACCACATCATCACTGTTAGGGTGCGGAGGCAGCGTTCACATGTCCGGAACGCTCGTTCCCCTCAACGAGTACCGCGACTCCATAGGGTTGCCCCTGGAGACCGGTCTGATGATCTTCCCCACGCCTTTTCCCAAGGAGAATCGCCGGGTGTTCTACGTCGAGGACGTGTCCACCAAGTACGAGGAGATGCAATCAGGCCCGGACATGGTCGCTACCATCGAGGATCACGTTGTCCAGGTATGCAACGGTGTGCGCCGGAACACTGTGGTGTTCTTTCCATCGTATTCGCTCATGGACCGTTTTGTCAATGACGGCGTCTCCCGACGCATTTCCCGTAAGGTGCATCTCGAGGAGAGGGGCATGGCCCAGCTGGAGCTGATGGACGTGGTCACCCGCTTCAAAGAAGGACGGATCGAAGGTCAGGTCCTATTCGCAGTGATGGGAGGACGCATCAGCGAAGGCATCGACTTCCCCGAGGACGAGTTGGAACTGGCCATTGTCATCGGCATTCCATATCCCAGGCCCACGGCCCGGCAGAGGGCGCTTCTGCACTATTACGAACTGAGGTTCCGTAAGGGTTGGGAATACACAGTGAAGGGACCGGCGATAAGAAAGCTGCAGCAGGCCATTGGACGATTGATACGCACGGAGAGCGACGTAGGGGCCGCTCTGGTCCTGGACCGCCGCATAACCCAGTTCTCCGACCGCTTGGACCTGGTGCCCACGGAAAGGCCGCTGCAGGATATCCAGCAGTTCTTCCGCGAAAGAGAGGGGTCGAAAGGTTCATAA
- a CDS encoding GntG family PLP-dependent aldolase yields MRRIDLRSDTFTLPTKEMMDSIPSAELGDDVEAEDPTVNQLQAIAAEMFGTEGSLLMASGTMGNLVSLMSHCQRGDEVLMESEAHIYYYELGGIAALVGAIPSLIPGTRGKFSPEQLEEHIRIPDLHYPISRLVCIENTHNRGGGSVWTPAEVAAVAKVAHDHGLKVHCDGARIFNAAVALDVDVKDYMRHLDSLSFCLSKGLSCPVGSMVVGNAEFIEQAKRNRKMVGGGMRQAGIIAAPGIVGLQKMVGRLRDDHSNAKRLASGLSSLPGVEVDMDAVETNIVMADITGTGMSAETCVNRLGKIGVQVFEFGIGRVRFVTHYGIDSVDVDEAVARLNRLLRQ; encoded by the coding sequence TTGCGCCGTATTGATCTTAGGAGCGACACCTTCACCTTGCCTACCAAGGAGATGATGGATAGCATACCGTCCGCCGAGCTGGGGGACGACGTGGAAGCCGAGGACCCCACGGTCAACCAGCTGCAGGCCATAGCAGCCGAGATGTTCGGTACCGAAGGCTCATTACTGATGGCCAGCGGTACCATGGGCAACCTTGTCTCACTGATGTCCCACTGTCAGAGAGGGGACGAGGTCCTTATGGAATCGGAAGCCCATATCTACTATTACGAACTGGGGGGCATAGCGGCATTGGTGGGTGCGATCCCCAGTCTGATACCGGGGACCAGAGGTAAGTTCTCACCCGAGCAGTTGGAGGAGCATATTCGGATCCCCGACCTGCACTACCCCATCTCTCGGTTGGTGTGCATAGAGAACACACACAACCGCGGAGGCGGATCGGTGTGGACCCCGGCAGAGGTCGCCGCCGTGGCCAAGGTAGCCCACGATCATGGCCTCAAGGTCCATTGTGATGGCGCCCGAATATTCAACGCCGCTGTAGCCCTGGATGTCGATGTCAAGGACTACATGAGGCATCTGGACAGTCTAAGTTTCTGCCTGTCCAAGGGATTATCATGCCCGGTAGGCTCGATGGTTGTGGGGAACGCGGAGTTCATCGAGCAGGCAAAAAGGAACCGAAAGATGGTCGGAGGGGGTATGAGACAGGCCGGCATCATCGCCGCCCCCGGGATCGTGGGGTTGCAGAAGATGGTAGGGCGGCTCAGGGACGACCATAGTAACGCCAAGAGGCTGGCATCGGGGCTGTCATCACTTCCTGGTGTTGAGGTCGATATGGATGCGGTCGAGACCAACATCGTTATGGCTGATATCACTGGTACTGGAATGAGCGCTGAGACCTGTGTCAACAGATTGGGAAAGATCGGGGTGCAGGTCTTCGAGTTCGGCATCGGTCGAGTGCGCTTCGTGACCCATTACGGCATCGATTCAGTAGATGTGGACGAGGCCGTGGCCCGGTTGAACCGCCTACTGCGCCAGTGA
- a CDS encoding DUF6015 family protein: MEASFEICFDGKCTTLTVEDLSLAIKNGIDRDGMPDEQARSMAQHVLNFFGYSERIIDNILEPEDRDAFYQLEDTGILTTEREETTLYDGREWRIHYWLFRKERIFQLINANNIMGAMLDDSASVYDEIPDDHWQRAK, from the coding sequence TTGGAAGCTTCTTTTGAAATATGTTTTGATGGAAAATGCACTACTTTGACCGTCGAGGACCTGTCCTTGGCAATTAAGAACGGGATAGACCGCGATGGCATGCCCGATGAACAGGCCCGGTCCATGGCCCAACACGTTTTGAATTTCTTTGGTTATAGCGAGAGGATAATCGACAATATCCTGGAACCGGAGGACAGGGACGCCTTCTATCAGTTGGAGGACACCGGAATACTTACCACTGAGAGGGAAGAGACCACTCTGTACGACGGGCGGGAATGGCGCATTCATTATTGGCTATTCCGAAAAGAAAGAATTTTTCAGCTCATCAACGCCAACAATATAATGGGCGCGATGCTGGACGACTCCGCGTCGGTGTACGACGAGATCCCCGACGACCATTGGCAGAGAGCCAAGTGA